The Ensifer canadensis genomic sequence CAGCCGAACGACAGAGATCGGGCCACAGTCTCCTCCAGTACCCGACCAGTGCATTTCGATCATCCCCGAATTATCCGGTGCGATCGCATCACGGACCATTTCCGGTCCGTGCCGGGCGGGCGATCGTCCGCCCCCTTGAGACGACGCGAATGCCCTTGTGCACAGCCTTCGGATTGTGCGTCGTCCGGCGGCCGACTGCTAGCCGTCTATTCCAGGGTTCGACAAGGAAAGACTTTCAAATTTTTCGGAGCAGTTGCGGCCGATTGGCAGGCCGATTCCTGGCACTTTCGCCACCGGGTTCGGCGGCCGAAGCACGCCGAATAAATATAGTGGAATGGCCTCTTGACCTTCCAACGGTGGGAAACCTCATGTTTGTCTCACATCGAAAAGAAGGAGACAAGCGATGCAGAATTACAAGATCGACAACATGACCTGCGGACATTGCGCCGGCGTCGTGCAAAAGGCGATCCTGAGCGTTGATCCGCAGGCAACCGTCAAGGTCGATCTCGGCGCGCGCGAAATCAGCGTCGACACCGCCGCCGCATCCGGCCCGATTGCCGACGCGCTGAAGACGGCAGGCTATGAGGGCCGCCAGCTCTAAATCAAGATCGCAACGGTGCCTCCAGTCACCGGTTGGCGCGCCTCGGCTCCCAAAGCCGGGGCGTTTGTCGTTTGACGCCGCCGCACGCCTTGACCCTACAACGGTGGGAAGCTCTAGCTTGCCGGCTCCGCATCTTCACGGAGACCGAGCATGCAACACGACGAACACGACGGGCACCGACATGATCACCGCAGCGTGACCGCCAGTCCCTCGAAACCCGAAAGCATGTCACTCAACTGTCTCGCGCTCTCTGCCACGGTGCATTGCCTGACAGGATGCGCCATCGGCGAGGTGCTCGGCATGGTCATCGGCTCGGCGCTTGGTTGGGGCAATGTCCAGACCATTGCACTCGCCGTCTTCCTTGCCTTTGTCTTCGGCTACGGCCTGACCATGTTTCCGCTGCTGAAGGCAGGCATGCCGTTCGCGGTGGTCCTGAAGCTGGCGCTTGCCGCCGACACGGCGTCCATCGTCATCATGGAAATCGTCGACAACGCCCTGATGCTGTTCATCCCCGGAGCGATGGATGCAGGCGTAACGTCTCTCCTCTTCTGGGCGAGCCTTGCGGTCGCGCTCCTTGTTGCCGGGGCCGCCGCGTTTCCCGTCAATCGCTGGCTGATTGCACGTGGCAAGGGTCACGCCGTCGTGCATTCGCATCACCAGCACTGAGCATTTGAATGCGATGCCTTGCTGCATGAAGAAATGTTTCAATCCGCCCTTGACCTTCCCATCGTTGGAAGCCCCATCTTCCGATAAAAGAAAAGGAAAAGGAGCACGATCATGGGATCCGTGACCACCATCGAAACGAAGAGCGCCGTAGCAATCGCCGGCAACGCCCTGACGGCCAGCATACCGGTCGAGGGAATGACCTGTGCCTCGTGCGTCGCGCGCGTCGAGAAGGCCATCCGAGCAGTCCCAGGGGTGACATCCGCCTCTGTCAACCTTGCAACGGAACGGGCCGATGTCAGGTTCGATGGATCGACCAAGACCGCCGACATCGTCAAGGCAATCGAAAACAGCGGCTATGGCGCCGCTGAGGAATCGATCGAGCTGGCAATCGAAGGTATGACCTGCGCCTCCTGTGTCGCCCGTATCGAAAAGGCATTGAAAGCGGTGCCCGGCGTCGCTGACGCCAGCGTCAACCTGGCGACCGAGCGCGCCTCGGTGCGCCTCACCAAGGGCATTGCAACAGTCGCCAGTCTCGAAGAGGCCGTGCGCGCCGCCGGTTATGACGCCAAGCGCATCACCGGCGATGCGAACACCGATGAGGAGGCCGAAAAGCGCGAGCGCGAAAGCCGGCGTCTCAGCCGCGCGTTGCTGGTTGCCGCAGCCTTGACGCTGCCGATCTTCGTCCTGGAAATGGGCTCGCACTTCATCCCGGCCGTGCACGACTTCGTCATGATCAATATCGGCATGCAGGAGAGCTGGTATCTGCAGTTCGTGTTGACGACGCTCGTGCTCTTCGGCCCGGGCTTGCGCTTCTACCAGAAGGGCATACCGGCCCTGTTGCGTCTCGCGCCCGACATGAATTCGCTCGTCGCCATCGGCACGGCCGCCGCCTGGGGCTATTCGGTCGTCGCCACCTTCGCATCTGGGCTTTTGCCCGAGGGCACGGCCAACGTCTATTATGAAGCCGCGGCCGTCATCGTGACGCTGATCCTGCTCGGTCGGGTGCTTGAAGCCCGCGCCAAGGGCCGCACCTCGGAAGCGATCAAGCACCTGATGGGCCTGCAGGCAAAGACGGCGCGCGTCGTTCGCGATGGGGAAACGATCGAGATTCCGCTCGCCGACGTGCATGCCGGCGACACCGTGCTGGTGCGCCCCGGCGACCGCGTGCCAGTCGACGGTACCGTTGTCGATGGCAATTCCTACGTCGACGAATCGATGATCACCGGCGAGCCGGTTCCCGTCGAGAAGATCGCCGGCGCCGACGTCGTCGGCGGCACCATCAACAAAACAGGCTCCTTCACCTTCCGCGCCACCAAGGTCGGTGCCGACACTGTGCTTGCCCAGATCATTCGCATGGTCGAACAGGCCCAGGGCGCCAAGCTGCCGATCCAGTCGCTGGTCGACAAGGTGACGGCCTGGTTCGTTCCGGCCGTCATCGCCATGGCAGTCCTTACTTTCGCGATCTGGCTCGTCTTCGGCCCGGATCCCGCGCTGACCTTCGCGCTCGTCAACGCCGTCGCGGTGCTGATCATCGCCTGCCCCTGCGCGATGGGCCTAGCGACCCCGACCTCGATCATGGTCGGCACCGGTCGTGCCGCCGAGATGGGTGTGCTGTTCCGCAAGGGAGAGGCGTTGCAGACACTGCGCAATGCCGAGATCATTGCCGTCGATAAGACGGGCACGCTCACCAAGGGTCGCCCGGAACTGACCGATCTCGACACGTCAGCCGGTTTTGAGCGCAGCGAGGTGCTTGCACTCGTCGCCGCCGTCGAAACCCGATCGGAACACCCGATCGCCGAGGCAATCGTCGAAGCGGCGAAGTCCGAAGGCATCGCCATTCCGACCGCCGCGAACTTCGAGGCTGTTCCCGGATTCGGCGCGAGCGCCACGGTGAATGGGCGGAGCATCCATGTCGGCGCCGATCGGCTGATGACCCGGCTGAAGCTCGACGTCTCGGTGTTTGCCGACCAGGCAGCCCGCCTCGGGTCGGAAGGCAAGAGCCCGCTCTATGCAGCAATCGACGGCAAGCTTGCCGCCATCATCGCCGTTGCCGACCCGATCAAGGAAACGACGCCGCAGGCGATCCGCATGTTGCACGATCTCGGTCTCAAGGTGGCGATGATTACCGGCGACAACCGCCGGACGGCCGAAGCGATCGCCGCCAAGCTCGGGATCGACGAAGTCATCGCCGAGGTGCTGCCCGACGGCAAGGTTGCCGCTCTGAAGCGCCTGAAGGCTGACGGCTGCGCCGTCGCCTTCGTCGGCGACGGTATCAACGATGCGCCTGCTCTTGCCGAAGCCGATGTCGGACTTGCGATCGGTACCGGCACCGATGTCGCGATCGAAAGCGCCGATGTTGTGCTGATGTCCGGCGATCTCCTGGGCGTGCCCAACGCGATCGCGCTGTCGAAGGCAACGATCCGCAACATCAAAGAAAACCTGTTCTGGGCCTTTGCCTATAACGCGGTCCTGATCCCGGTTGCAGCGGGCGCGCTTTATCCGCCCTATGGCCTGTTGCTGTCGCCGATCTTCGCCGCCGGTGCCATGGCGCTTTCCAGCGTCTTCGTGCTCGGAAACGCGCTTCGGCTGAGGGGTTTTCGCGGCGTCGTCGCGCAAACGCCAGCGGCGCGATAACATCAAAGCCTCTCCCCGGCGGGACACGCCCGCATGGCGTCCGCCGGGGAGAGTTCCTATATTCGACATGAATGCCCGCGCTCTGCGCGCCTCTTGAAAGGTGAAGCCATGAACATCGGCGAAGTCGCACGCGCCTCCGGCGTCTCGACGAAGATGATCCGCTATTACGAAACGATCGGCCTCATTCCTCCGGCCGATCGCAGCGAGGCCGGCTATCGCAACTACGGCGACAACGACGTCCACACCCTGCGCTTCATCCGCCGCTCCCGCGATCTCGGTTTCACCGTCGAGCAGATGACCGACCTCTTGACACTCTGGCGCGATCGTTCGCGCGCCAGCAGTGAGGTGAAGAAGATCGCGCTCGAACACGTCGATATCCTCGAGCGCAAGGCGGAGGAGTTGAAGGCTATGAGCCGGACGCTCAAGCATCTGGCCGCCAACTGCCACGGCGACGGACGACCGGATTGCCCGATCCTCGACGATCTCGCCGACATGGCCAACGAACCGGGCAAGGCCCTCGAGCCCGCGCGCTTCGGCCCGGCCGGCATCGACCCGGTCCGCAATCGCCGACAGGCCTGAAGACCGAAACTGACCGAGGCTCACGCATTCGTGAGCCTCGGTCCCGCCGGTAGCATTGACAGGAATCGACAGCGTTTCTACGGATTGATGATGGAAAAGGTACGAACTGCATATCAGCGTCTGCTGACGATGCTCAAGCTGGTGACGATGCTGTCGCTGGCTGTGCTGCCCTTTTCCAGCGCCGCCGGCATGACCCATGTCGCATCACACACAGCCATGCAGATGCACGCGGCGATGCAAAAGCACGCGGCGATGCAGACAGATGCCTCGGTCGATATCAGTGCCTCAGCGCTGAACGAGCATTGCCCAAGTGCCGAAAGCGGCAAGGCAAAACCCATCGGCGATAGCAGCAAGGCCGACAAGAAGGATTGCTGCAAGACCTTCTGTGCGTCCGTTGCCGTTCTTGCCGACGCCGGTGAAGCCCGCTTCGGTCTTCCACGCTCCGCTTTAAGCTTCGGCCTGCAGTCGCAACTCAGCCCAGGCGAGCCCGCTGGTCTGCATCGCCCTCCAAGAGCCTGATTTCGTGAACAGCTGACCGCACGCGCGGTCTTGGCCTGCCCGGCTTTGCCGGTCGGACGCCGATATCCATCATTCACATTTCAGGTTGAACCATGAAACGTCTGTTTCCCATGGCGCTCCTGCCCATCCTTTTGGGCGGATGCGCCACCACGATGCCTGCCGAGGTCACAAGCCTCGCCGATCCCTCGCAAAGTTCCACTGGCGCCGGCGGTCAGGCTTACCGAAGCCCTGTTGCCGGCTATGTCCACCGTGAGCCTGTCGGTCCAAAACGCTGGGTGCCGCTCAACGACGCCCAGTCTCCCGCCAAGGGAGGCGCATCATGAGCAGGCAAAGGTTCAAGCTCGCCGCGATCATCGGCTTGCCGCTGGCGCTTGCCGGCTGCACCACAACCGCAGAATATTCGGCAAAGGACGCCGGCTTTACCGCGGTCGAGGCCAAGGTCAGCGCAGGCACTGCGAAGAGAAGCGTCTGGATCCAGAACCGCGAGCAGGCCGCAAAGGCTGAAGCACAGGTGAAAGCCCTGCTGGCACGCAAATCGGTCGATGCCGACACCGCCGTGCAGATCGCGCTTCTCAACAACAGGGGCCTGCAGGCCGCCTATGCCGATCTCGGCGATGCGTCGGCGGATGCCTGGCAGGCAACGATGCTCCTCAACCCGACTGTTTCGATCGGTACCACCGGGATCGGGGCGCCGGAGCTTCAAGCCTATCGCGCCATTGAGGGGCTGATCACCACCAATATCCTGGCGCTCATGACGCGGGAGAAGACCATCGCCGTTGCCGACACCCGCTTTCGCCAGGCGCAACTTGCGGCGGCCCTTCGAACGCTTGCGCTTGCGGCAGAAACCCGGCGCGCATGGGTCGAGACGGTTTCGGCCTGGGAAACGGTCGGGCAGCTCAACCGGGCGCAGGCCGCAGCCGACGCATCCTCCGAACTCGCCGCCAAGCTGGGCGAAACCGGTTCTATGGGCAAGGGTGACCAGGCACGCGAGCACGTCTTCAATGCCGAACTCGCCGGCCAGGTGGCGCAAGCCCGGCTTGCGGCACGACTTGCCAAGGAAAGCCTCACCCGGAAAATGGGTCTCTGGGGAGCGGACGCCGACTACCAGGTCCCGAACCGACTGCCCGACCTGCCGAAGACCCTCGCCCACCGGAACAGCATCGAGGGCGAAGCGCTCAAGCGCCGTGTCGACCTGCAGATGGCCCGCCTCGAGCTTGAGGCCGTGGCAAAGTCCTATCGATTGACCGAGGTGACACGCTTCGTCAGCGAACTCACGCTCGTCGCAGGGGCAGAAGCCGAGCGCGAACGCGAAGACGGGGACACCAAGGTCGAGACCACCGGCCAGGGTGAGTTGGAGTTCTCCATCCCGATCTTCGACACCGGCCAGGCGCGCTTGCGCAAGGCGGAACTGGCGCATATGCGCGCTGCCAACCTGCTTGCCGAGAAGGCCGTCAACGTCCGCTCGGAAGCTCGCTCGGCCTATCAGGCCTATCGATCGCGCTACGATATCGCCAGACACTATCGCAACAACGTCGTGCCCTTGCGCAGCAAGATCGAGGAAGAGGCCACCCTCAGCTACAACGGCATGATCACCAGCACCTTCGAAATGCTCGCCGACACGCGCGCCAAGGTGGACTCGGTGATCCTCTCCATCAACGCCAAACGCGATTTCTGGCTGGCGGACGCCGATCTGATGACGGCCATCCATGGCGGCGGGGAAGAAGGCACTGCGGTCGAGACCGCCGCTCCTGCCGCAGCGGATGCGGATTGAAAGGAACGATGACCATGTTCAACAGACGACAAATCCTCGGTGCCGGCGCGGCACTCGTTTCTACCACCGCCTGGGCGCAAACCTCGACCTCCGGCCTGCCGGAGGCGGCAGGCATGGACAACGCCGCCACGCAAAAACCGCTCGTGCCGACGAGCGGGCCGGACTACAACCCGGTCGTCACGCTCAATGGCTGGACGCTGCCGCACCGGATGAACAACGGCGTCAAGGAGTTTCACCTCGTCGCCGAACCGGTGGAGCGTGAGATGGCAGACGGAATGACCGCCTATCTCTGGGGCTATAACGGCCAGTCTCCCGGCCCAACGATCGAGGCAGTCGAGGGCGACCGGGTGCGCATCTTCGTCACCAACAAACTGCCGGAACACACGACGATCCATTGGCACGGGATGATCCTGCCATCGGGGATGGATGGTGTCGGTGGCCTGTCGCAGCCGCATATCCCGGCCGGCAAGACGTTCGTCTACGAGTTCGACCTCGTGAAGTCCGGGACCTTCATGTACCACCCGCATGCCGACGAGATGGTACAGATGGCCATGGGCATGATGGGCTTCTTCGTCATCCATCCCAAGGATCCGGCCTTCATGCGGGTTGACCGCGACTTCGTCTTCCTGCTCAACGCCTATGACATCGACCCCGGCACCTATGTTCCGCGCATCATGGAGATGACGGATTTCAACATGTGGTGCTGGAACAGCCGCATCTTCCCGGACATCGATCCGCTGGTCGTTTCCAAGAACGATCGGGTGCGCGTGCGCGTCGGCAACCTCACCATAACCAACCATCCGATCCACATGCACGGCTACGATTTCGAAGTGACCTGCACCGATGGCGGCTGGGTTCGCCCGGAGGCCCGGTGGCCGGAAGTCTCGATCGACATTCCCGTCGGCGCAATGCGCGCCTACGAGTTCGACGCTAAATACGAAGGCGATTGGGCGATCCATTGCCACAAATCGCACCACACGATGAACGCGATGGGCCACGATATCCCGACCTTCATCGGCACCGACAAGACCCAGGTCGCGGCCAAGATCCGCAAGATCAAGCCCGACTACATGCCCATGGGCACGGCCGGGATGGCCGACATGGGCGAAATGGAAATGCCGCTTCCCGACAACACCATCCCGATGATGACAGGCTGGGGCCCGCACGGCGCATTGGAGATGGGCGGCATGTTCTCGGTGGTGAAGGTGCGCGAAGGCATCTCCGCCGGCGATTACAGCGACCCCGGCTGGTACGAAAACCCTCCGGGAACACAGGCTTGGGAATGGACCGGCGCGCTGCCGGAGACCACCCGGGCAACCGATGCCAAGACAGTGATTACGCCGCCTCCCGCAAAAAAGGGCTGACCGCAATGACCTCTTCCAAAACAACCAAGGAAACCAAGATGAAGACGACACTTTTCGCGCTGGCGTTCCTCGCCGCTTCCTCGCTCGCCTCGCCGATGCTGGCCAGCGGCTCTCACGCCGGCGGTCATGATGTCATGTCGGTCGGCAAACCGGGCGACGCCAAGAAGGCGACCCAGACCGTACGCGTGACGATGAAGGAAACCGACGACGGCAAGATGATCTTCACGCCGGCAAGCATCAAGGTCCGCCAGGGGCAGACCGTGCGCTTCGCAATCAAGAATGTCGGCGAACTCGAACATGAGTTCGTGCTCGACGACAAGGCGCAGATCCAGGAGCACAAGGCCGCGATGGAGAAGTTTCCGGACATGGAACACGCTGATCCGAACGCCATCCGGCTCGAGCCCGGCAAATCCGGCGAGATCGTCTGGACCTTCACCAACAACGGCACGTTCCAGTTCGCCTGCCTGGTCCCCGGCCACTACGACGCCGGCATGCATGGGCCGCTCGAAGTCGTGAAGAAATAACTGTAACCCACTGAAAGGATGACACTATGAAAACGCTCCTCACATTGTTTGCCGCTCTCGCCATCGCCGCTTCCGCCCAAGCTGCGGAATTCACCAAGGGGACGGTCAAGAAGCTCGACGCCTCGGCCAAGAAGGTGACCATCGCCCATGAGGATCTCAAGAACCTCGACATGCCTGCGATGACCATGGTGTTCCGGGTCAAGGATGATGCGATACTGGCCAAGCTCAAGGAAGGCACTGCGATCGAATTCGTCGCCGACCGGGTCGATGGCAAGCTCACTGTGACCGAGATCAAGTAATCCAATGTCCAAGGCCCGGTATAACGACAATTCCGGGCCTTGGACGACGAGGCCGAACTGAAAAGAAAGGAGCGTCCGATGATGGACCTCAAACGCAGACATTTCATCGCCGGTGCGATCATGGGCATGACGATGCTCACGGCCGGTGTGGCGATCGCAGCAGGCCCGATGACGATCTACAAGGATCCGCAATGCGGCTGCTGCGAACAATGGGCGGAAGCCATGGAGGCAGCAGGCTTCAAGGTCGATATCCGCGACGAAGCCGACATGACGCCGATCAAGTCCCGGCTCGGCGTGCCGGCCGACATGGAGGGGTGCCACACCGCCGTCATCGACGGTTATGTCGTAGAAGGGCATGTGCCGCTTGAGGCCGTACAGAAGCTTGTGTCCGAAAAGCCGGACATTGCTGGCATTGCCGTGCCCGGCATGCCCGCAGGTTCGCTTGGCATGGGCAACGATCCGCAGGCGTCCTACGACGTCTACACCATCGCCAAGACCGCCGGCACTGCTGCGACCGTCTATTACGAGGTCCGGCCGGCGCAATAGCGCGGGCACTTTATCGGCGATAAGGCTCAGGCGGCGCGCCAGGCGCCGTCTTCCCCTCGGGCCAGCAACGGCGTGCGGAACACACCGACCACGCACTCCGGCCAACGCGGCGCAAGATCGGCCAGAGGCTGTCGCCAACGCTCGGTCTGCAGCATGGCTGCACCGATTGCGATCGGCTCGACGCCGCAAGTCTCCATCAGCGTCAAGCCGGCAACGATCGACGTGCCGCTGGAGATGACGTCGTCGACGAGCACAACGCGCTTGCCCTCAAGCAGCGGCAGCATGCGCGGATCGACGTAGAGCCGTTTCTTCTGGTCGGGCGTGGTGATCGACGACAGCGGCACAGAGAGATCGTCGACATACCAGAATTTGCGCGACGTTCCGAGCGGCACGTAACGGGCATGGCCGAGCTTGCGGGCGACGGCAGCTGCCAGGGTCAGCCCCAGCGTCGGCAGACCGGCGATGACATCCGGTTTTAACGGCGCGAGCCTGGTGGCCAGTTCCGTTGCCAGCGCTTCTTCGACCGCAAAACTCGCCTGGTTGATGATCAGCGAGGCCAGCGCGTGTTTGCCATCGGAGAGCTGCCGGATCGGCAACAGGATCTGGCGACCGTCTTCGAGAGTTGCCGGGAAGAAATCCCGATAACCGCTTCCAGTATCGAAACTTTTCGGCGGGAACACATCCTGCCAGAATTCATGCGGCTGCATCGGTACTGTCCTCTTCTGCGCCACCAAGGCTTCGAACGAAAGGCGATGAAAACGCCGGCGCACTGTTCTGGTTCCGGCGGTTTTCGTCTATACCGTTTACCACTTCGATCAAACCGAAAGGGCGCCCCGGCAGACGCAAATCTGGGGAATTCGACGGCCCTTCTCCGACAGACATGCAAGGAACTGCCAGACAATGCGCGTGCCAGATGGGATCACCAACGATCTGCCCTTCCTCACCGAATTCCGTCGTGATCTCCACGCCCATCCGGAGCTTGGCTTCGAGGAGGTTCGCACAAGCGATCTGGTCGCGAAACTGCTTGAAGAAGCCGGGCTTAAAATCCACCGTGGCCTTGGAAAAACCGGCGTCGTCGGCACGCTGCAAATCGGCAACGGCACCCGCTCGATCGGCCTGCGCGCCGACATGGATGCGCTTGCCATGCCGGAACTTGCCGACCGGCCGTACAAATCGAAGGAAGCCGGCAAGATGCATGCCTGCGGCCATGACGGCCACACCGCCATGCTGCTTGGCGCCGCCCGCCATCTCGCCAGGACGCGCAATTTTTCCGGCACGGTGCATTTCATCTTCCAGCCGGCCGAAGAAGGTCGTGGCGGTGCCAAGCGCATGGTCGAGGATGGCCTCTTCCGGCTCTTCCCCTGCGACGCGGTTTACGGCCTGCACAACATGCCTGGCCTTGCCCCCGACGAGATGGCCGTCGTCGCCGGGCCGCAGCTCGCCTCGTCCGACAGCTGGCGGTTGACTTTCCGCGGCGTCGGCACCCACGGCGCCAAGCCGCATCTCGGCCGCGACCCGGTGACGGCAGCCGGCACGTTCCTCGCCTCACTGCAATCGATCGTCGGCCGCGTCGTCGATCCGCTACAGCCGGCCGTCGTCAGCGCCTGCTCCGTTCGCGCCGGCGACCCGAAGGCGCTCAACGTCATTCCCGATACGGTCGAGATCGGCGGCACGGCGCGCGCCTACACGCCTCATGTTCGCGATCAGCTCGAGGAAGAGATCGGCCGGCTGGCGCGCGGTACGGCCGAGATGTATGGCATCAAGGTCGACTACGCGTTCGAGCGTCGCATTCCGCCCGTGGTCAATGACGCCGGCGCCAGCGAACGCGCCCTTTCGGCAGCCCGTGCCGTCTTCGGCGAAAAGACCCGCACGCAGTTTCCGCCATCGACCGCCGGCGACGACTTCGCCTTCTTTGGTCTCGAAGCTCCCGGCTGCTACGTCTGGCTCGGCAACGGACCCGCCGTCGACGGCGCACTGCACCACAACACGGCCTATGACTTCAACGACGACGCGATTGGTCCGGGCACCACCTTCTGGACGACATTGGTGGAACAGGAACTGAGTGCTTCGGCCGGCCTCTGAACATGTATCGCCGTCGCTCAGAATGTCCGCTGCTCCGAAACGTCGCGCCCCTTCGGTAGAGGCCGGTGGTTGCCGAAGGGATCAGCGGGGCGTCAATCGACGCCTGAGCATGATGACAAAGCTTGAGAATGCCTGGTTGACGAAAGGCTCGCTCAGTTCTGCCTCATTCCTGCCCCGTGCCGGAATCCAGCGAGCTGACGTCCGTCAGGTCAAAAGACCGTTCAGCCCAAGGACTTGGGCTGGCCAGATTCCTGTGACAGGCACAGGAATGAAGGAGAATTTGGCTAACGCCGAGCCTTCCTTACTCCTCGTACTGACGTTGTCAGCAGTCTGAGGGCGACAATCGTCGCCGTGCTTGATGCCTCAGAGGACTTCGAGCACCGGATTTTCGAGAAGCTTTCCGGTTAGCACATCGGCGATGCCGCGATCGGTCTGGTGCGGCCCTGCATTGCAGGCAAGCGTTGCCCCGAAGCAGGCCTTGAAGACGAGGTAAGGCGGCTGCCAATCGACGATCCGCCCGACAGCATCGCGCAGGGCGGCAAAGCCGGCAGACACATCGGCCAACGGTGCATCGGAGACGAGGCCGCAGAGCGGCAACGGCAGGACCGCGTCGATCTTGCCCGCCGATGCGACAGCCATGCCGCCACCGGCGGCGATGACGGCATTGGCCGCCTCCATGATGTCGCGGGCATTGCCGCCGAAGACTGTCAGGTTGTGGCTGTCGTGTGAAACGGTGGTCGCGAATGCACCGCGCCACTCTCCCCAACCGGTAAGCAGGCCGACGCGCGGCTTGCTGTCGGCGCGGCCGTGGCGATGAGCGACGGCGATCAACGTTGCGCCTTGCGGCGGAACGACGAAGCCATTCTCGACCGCGGCCAGAACCTCGCCCCACTGCGTGAAGCGCGGGCGATCGACCGTAGCGACCCTCACCTTTGAACCGGTCGACGCAATGGCGAAATCGGTCTCGCTCAATGGCTCGATTTTCATGGTGCCGGCAAGCGCTTCTACATTGGTCCTCGGCAGGGCATCGATCATCCGTCCGGCAACGGCGACCTGTTTGCCGCCGGCGATCACGGCACGGGCCGCGAGATCGGTAAGATCCTCGAAGATCACGATATCGGCGCGCCGTCCGGGGGCGATGAGGCCGAGGTCGGCACGGCCGAGGCGGGTCGCGGCGTTCAGCGTCGCGGCGCGAAGCGCCCATTCGGGCCTTAGGCCATAGCGCACGA encodes the following:
- a CDS encoding phosphoribosyltransferase, encoding MQPHEFWQDVFPPKSFDTGSGYRDFFPATLEDGRQILLPIRQLSDGKHALASLIINQASFAVEEALATELATRLAPLKPDVIAGLPTLGLTLAAAVARKLGHARYVPLGTSRKFWYVDDLSVPLSSITTPDQKKRLYVDPRMLPLLEGKRVVLVDDVISSGTSIVAGLTLMETCGVEPIAIGAAMLQTERWRQPLADLAPRWPECVVGVFRTPLLARGEDGAWRAA
- a CDS encoding M20 aminoacylase family protein, with the protein product MRVPDGITNDLPFLTEFRRDLHAHPELGFEEVRTSDLVAKLLEEAGLKIHRGLGKTGVVGTLQIGNGTRSIGLRADMDALAMPELADRPYKSKEAGKMHACGHDGHTAMLLGAARHLARTRNFSGTVHFIFQPAEEGRGGAKRMVEDGLFRLFPCDAVYGLHNMPGLAPDEMAVVAGPQLASSDSWRLTFRGVGTHGAKPHLGRDPVTAAGTFLASLQSIVGRVVDPLQPAVVSACSVRAGDPKALNVIPDTVEIGGTARAYTPHVRDQLEEEIGRLARGTAEMYGIKVDYAFERRIPPVVNDAGASERALSAARAVFGEKTRTQFPPSTAGDDFAFFGLEAPGCYVWLGNGPAVDGALHHNTAYDFNDDAIGPGTTFWTTLVEQELSASAGL